Part of the Rhodopirellula islandica genome is shown below.
TGCTGGAACGCGATCCGTGTGAAACTTTCCGGTGAGAGTTCAGGTGTGTTTGGGAAGAAGGAACCGAATGTTCCGGTTAGGCAAGATTTATTCATGAGGTGGGTTATGACGTCCGATAAGAAGAAAGTTCCATGTCCCTATTCCGGCAATGACGTCTCATGATAACCATTCCCCGTCGATTGTTGTGCCTGCTTGCGTGTTTCCTTTGTGTGGTCTCGTCCTGGACATTGTCCACCGCGACCGCGGCCGAACAGTTGATCCGCAGCCGGTCCGTTTCACAGGGAAACACGTCGTCCGCTCGAGCGTCCAGTCGTTCGGGGTGGTCGCCACAAAGCAGTGACCCGGCCGTGCAACGTCGCCAATCGGCGTCTTCGTCGGTCAATCAGGTCGGCTACTTGGACGGCGGTTGCGACTGCGATGCCTGCTCGTCGGCAAGCGTCATGGGCGGTCCTGGTTGCGGGATGGAAGCCAGCTGCGGACTCGAGGTGGGTTGTGGGTTGGAGGAGTACGGCGTTTGCAGTTGTGATGCCTGCACCGGCAATCTGGTGTCGGGCTGTGACAGCGGCTTTTGCGACGGCGGATGCGATGGGATGTGCGGCGGAGCCGAAATCGATTGCTTCCCGTTGTTCCTGCCGATTTTACGAGTCGATTGGAGTCGCTTTTCCTTCTTCGCCGGATCGCAATCGTTCAAGTCACCCATGAACTACCCCGCTTTGGACGTCGCCGGGCAACCTCGCGGCGGGAGCGGCAGTTTCGGATACTACCAAGGGTTCAACGAGGGACGTGACCTACGCAATTGGTTGGGACTGGATCTCTCTGCCCAACTCG
Proteins encoded:
- a CDS encoding DUF6666 family protein, coding for MITIPRRLLCLLACFLCVVSSWTLSTATAAEQLIRSRSVSQGNTSSARASSRSGWSPQSSDPAVQRRQSASSSVNQVGYLDGGCDCDACSSASVMGGPGCGMEASCGLEVGCGLEEYGVCSCDACTGNLVSGCDSGFCDGGCDGMCGGAEIDCFPLFLPILRVDWSRFSFFAGSQSFKSPMNYPALDVAGQPRGGSGSFGYYQGFNEGRDLRNWLGLDLSAQLGVRATQTNLEGEEFTSGRMHQVFVTGGFFRRVDYGLQYGLVVDYMNQDWYYQSDLVQLRGELSWKVSACHEFGFQFMAGVTDQTVTTEAGGFTSSETIEPVDQYRAFYRRAMGTTGHMTAFLGGTSEEHFIWGSEMEIPLQTNWSLLVGSAYFSPGDDTALDANEAEGWNLSLGFAFRPGVTGPKQRYRNPLFNVADNGSFFLFRR